CAATTTATTTTGGGAACTCTTGACTGAAGAGGgaacattttttaatgatttttttggttGCTATGTTTGCACTAatctcaaacaaaaaaacactatttttttgagccatgttgaaaaaaagtgatGAAAAAAATTGCCTGTAATATCCAAAATAATGGagtaaaaatttcaatttcaGTGCAGATTTTCTGACCTGAAAATGAAGCTCCAAAGCAAGAAATTTGTAACAATACTgggattttctttgttttaaagGGTCACAGAAAATGAATAGTAAGAACTGGGATGTTccgagcttgacacaaatatagTGCAGTGGTtcctctacttacaaacgtctctacatatGGCATTTTCAGGTTATGACACGCCTTAACGGGAAAATGtcgcctcttgttacgaaattAATTTCAGGTTACTAAAGTCAAAAATACAGAAATGGcgggtactcgcagctcccagagttgactgaacgtaacatactttttcgctgctctgccattggctattgcctagcattcctggcatccaattggctaagagtgaCCTCTACTgtgttctgacagctttacatTTTCTCTATTCTTGTTTTCTTTATGATGTACCACTTACACTGGAgccgttggccaaagaagaatggtctaaaattccagcagagcattgtaagaaactcattgatggataccggaagcagttctTCACAGTTtgcctaaaggttgtgctacaaagtattaggctgagggtgccaatacttttgtccggcccatttttggagttttgtgtaaaatgataatgattaaaaaaaaaaaaaatcattctctttttgggtttttccattgcaatCAACAATGATGAAGGTATTattactaaagcatttgtaattgcaatcattttcggggagaaattgagcattatccgacagaattgcagcGATGcccatacttttgtccagcagtgtagGCCCAAAATCAAGGTTTATATGACATCTAAGATCACTCTTGGgctacaactttttttttttttccctccacaatATAACACGATTGGTCTCTCCACAGCTTTGTTTGTTATTTGAATGAGTTATTAACTTATTCACCACCACTCTCAGCATCAATGTCAGTAAATCGTCTACCTTGAGGATTTTTTCCTATTATATGAGAGCAAAAATTTGTGTAAATCTATGAAAATAGCATTTTATGTCCACGACAGGAGCTGCAGGGAGAAAAAGGATCCACGCGCAAGGTGTTGCCGATTTGCCGAGCGAGGCCCCGATGACTTTGTGTTGACAGCGCTGATGTTCCAGCGGGTAGGTTTTTCACTGTCCCCCACCTGACCCTCTTCAACACGACACTATTGGTCTGTCATCTAGTACAcatttttagtctttctttgtTTTCGAAACGGAACAATCGCCCGGTAGCCATCGACTGGAAACGAACTACAAATGGAAGGATTGCATTCGTAGCGCACGGTGATAAAGACAGAGGTGAAATCTCTGTTCGTTTGGCGCTAAATAAGAGTAAACATGTACCGAAGGTCGGTGGCTTTAACCTCTCGCTGCTTTAATTACTCTGCTAAAGCGTGTGGTTTTTCACTCCAGGTCTTTCCGGCGATCGCCCGGTTCGGCTTCGGTGAGTAAGAGAAGACCAGGGTTATCCGGAAAGATGTTCTTCGTGGCCGGGGCCAAAAATACAGCGTCGGTCGGAGGAAACGAAAGGAGGTGAGGAAAGGACACCTTCTTGCACTTTGCCATTGTTAtttctaggcatgtgccggtatgagattttgactggATGGTAACctgtaggggtgcacgatatccattttttgaaactgattccgatatcgataacttcctgctcctcaaagccgataccgatatcgataaccgataataaatatataattatttaaatgtataacctgagtttttgaacacctggaggtttaaaaaaaaaaagtgttggattcaacatagatttgcctttgatcgcattagatttttcataatgacgaacaaaacagtgcgtttcacttctgcactgcccgacaaacagctaagaatgaatgcacttccataaaccacaaggcttggtcttttcttgcttttatgggaagacactcgtcttaatattgtgaaagtgcaacagaaaaatacacatattcaatactcaatatacaacaaacttcaaaatacacttatatacacaactattatatgtatagcatagcacactagcttgagctactaaagcattggctggcttctataacacaacttatgaagttctgtacatatgacccttcaccacagaagtaaacatatattgcacatccatatgttatagtaaacataaaatacatacatatatttccgaggcagaaacgtaacagaaagcattcacgactgtcaatgctatcgctagacaccgcaatgtgtaagtgattgaaccaaactactgtaacaaaaaatagatgcagtgaattattgtgaccagcaggtgggagctaagccccgcaaatggtcaacggaTTTCCCATAATactgtgtaaactgtaaagccagaacagtacatattatcggtcctattgtaaatgttattggaattatcgggatgacgtcataattcctattattgggccgataattatcggaccaataattatcgtgcaccagtagtaaccttaagcaaaattttcacggtattgcaattatagctcaaaaatgtgttattttgagatgtatgggttaaaaaaaaaaacttttttctattgagcaagatttttttaatttttcacaacatatttgcaaattggaatatcAACATGAACATGTTAAAtacataacaaaaaataaataacaaatattttcgaTAAAATAGATGTCATAGACTAAACCCACAGcatcagctcaagttgctcaacattAGAACAAGAACCCTTGGTAATATAGAACTGGACTGAAACAATATCTGATCAAATTGATTAAACATAAAACACATACACCACGactactattattattaattagttgaatattaatggagagcTAGCGTAAGAGATAGGgcgcgtgtgtatgactcggaccattatttacacattgcaGGTAGTCCCCTCGTTACAAaagagttccgttcctgcgctgaCGACAAAACCCGCATAAGTTAGAATTAACCTTTCAAGTACCACTAAAAAATTacccaacagcatgtaataaacgTCATATTAGTAGTTCTGTCaaatttaacgcgttaacgagcggtgattaatttttttcaattaatcacattaaaatatttgacgcatgacccgctcatgcagtgtctcaaacagattacaatgacgccattttttgcacattgagagctaagaggcagagaaagaatAGCATTgtatttcaacatatttacgtagaataaatgctaacggcacgtttttttttgttgcttttaaccaagaatcgagactgttttacatccatatctataaagatcagggattgaagcatttatgcacaagaattttcaccggaaatgctctggttacatatggcggccgccaaactgactaacagactagcatcgtacttcgacatatttacatgaaataaatgttaactgccagtttttttgctcttttaacaaacaatcgagactgttttacatacaTATCTGAAAGGAATTcaggcatttaagcatttattcacaagaattttcaccggaacagctctatttacatatggcggccgccacatagactaacagactagcatcgtacttcgacatatttacgtaaaataaatgctaactgcccgtttttttgccgttttaacttgggctgtcaaaattatcgcgttaacgggcggcaattaatctttttaattaatcatgttaaagaaTTTGACgctattaacacacatgccccactcaaacagattaaaatgacagcagtgtaatgtccgcttgttactttttttttggtgtttggcgccctctgctggcgcttgggcccaaatgattttatggatttcagcacaatgagtgagcatggtgtaattattgacatcaacaatggtgagctactagtgtaTTTTCTgacttaaaattttacaaattttaagaaaacgaaaacattaagaggggttttaatatgaaatttctataacttgtaataacatttatcttttaagaactacaagtctttctattcatggatcactttaagacaatgttaataatgttaatgccatcttgttgatttattgttataataaactaatacagtacttatgtaccgtatgttgaatgtatatatccgtcttgtgtcttatctttccattccaacaataatttacagagaaatatggcaaattttatagatggtttgaattgcgatcaagtacaattaatgaatttttaagctgtaattaactcgattaaaaattttaatcgtttgacagccctagttttaacaaagaatcgagatggttttacattcatatctttaaagagttcagggatttaagcatttattcacaagaattttcactggaaaagctctgtttacaaatggcgaccaccacattgactaacagactagcatcgtacttcgacttatttacataaaataaatgctaactacactgtttttttgcttttaaccaagaactgagactgttttagcattaattcacaagaattttcactgaaaaaagctcTGTCTGTAATTCCACTCTGTCAGCGTTGATGGCCACGCCAAAAAAGCAGGCCTCCATGCCCCgtcaatattattttgaagtctatggctagAGACGGTAAACACTAAATTTTGTGAAAAGTGACGGATGATGTGAAATAATGCTGGAGGTTCGGCTGTCTTTCCTCCACTAAGTTGCGGCCGTCTGTTTCTCTTCGGTAGCCGAATAACTCCAGTACTAGcgactttgtctttttttgggggTAGGGGGGGaaagctcaggtgtagtgtcaccgacagacacaggactgagcaacaactggaggGGGAGGGGTGGGCGCTGTCGCTCCAAGCCACGGATTTCTCTCTgcgtttttgggacataaagaatagctaataccttagtacGGAAAatgtttgtggttttgaaaccggcacatgcctaaattCTTGTTGTTGTCAGGTCAATTTATCAGAAATTCCGTGAGGTGGATTTGCTGGATAAGAAGAAGACGGTGACTGCTCTCAAGCCCGGTGAAGATCGAGCGATCCTCCTGGGGCTCGGAATGATCTTCTCCTCTGTCATGATGTACTTTGTACTCGGGATCACGATATTACGCTCATATGCGGAAAGGTAAAGAGACGGCTCCTTCGTAGAGGCATACCGCTGCTATCGAAACGGTGGTTTTTCAGAAAACAGTGGAAATCACCATTTTCACGTTGACGTCATACGACATTGCTTTGGGCATCGATACGATTTTGGTTGATATTATAAAGCACGCCATAATTTGATTCATTTTGAGGGCCTTTGTTCCATTTAACATTGGAAGTACCGGGCttttttggctataaagaaagaccagaagGGCATCGGATGACCCAAacaccaaactgactacttggctttgtcaaactatagaccactcaaacaagcaatcaagcagatcACCCCCCCTACACAATCCTGTAgagtcgctgcctaggtgtgaagtgggggtttcactctggatagctgcaattagcatcttaaaTACTTGCAAATGCAGGGCTCCCTTAGCTTTCTCAAACACGGAAGAACACAGAAATGGCTTGTCGCAGTGTTCCAGTGttgacatggcagcactgaatgcatatgtgttgCATCAGGCATGCACCGGAAGGCAAGAGAGACGGGCGGACTTCTTGTTGGGttttgcaaaggaattggctcactctgatgtgggcgcagaaggaaaaattgcttcggcaacaacctccaacacgTAGCCCCGGTAAAAGCGcaaagtgtcatatgtcaccacataaaaaaaatgttttttattacaccatCCCTTGTATatagtttcttttgttgtattttcacacACGtttcattattaaataaaaagctttttttggagCAAAAAATGACTTGCGTTGTGCATCATCAGCAGCAATatgacaattatagctccaTACGTACAAGAAACAGTGCAACTAAATATTCAGAGAGATTGAGACAGCTGTTCTTTCTCAATGCTGTAATGTCAGACAGTCCTCTGCAAAAAATCCCCTTCCCAATTTTGTCAAATCGTGCACAATTCGATCACATGACACAACCATACTGAGCAGTTACCAAACACtaaaacatactgtaaaaaggttgtctgcccgattgcctgcctgagcggtccactgtccaacaatgccaaggcagccctgccctgcaaacactcaagatgctcattggagcaatccaatcgTGTGgtttttgcgagtgtgaatgagaatgactaatgagggccTAAttatcacaaaagatatgctgattagagtcAGATGACCTTTCTCTGAgtataaaagtgatttgtataaactgatccacccttggtagttgagCTTTGATTCAACAGTTACATCAGAGACGCTAATACAAATGTCTTTTGTTCAAAGCCGTGACCACAGTTTTTTCACAGTCCTGTAGTTTTTTGCAgttgcttattattattattttttgctgtttatgttttttttttttttttcaacataatccCCCAGTCCCCCAGATTTTCagttttcagatttttattttcagtttttcaaATGCTTGTGCTCTAAACATTTTGGGGGGCGTTCTGTTAGTTTTTTATTACCGTTTTTCCTGCAGTTTTCCGTTGCTTTgcagttgggtttttttttcttttttttgcagtttttgtatttgtttagcGGATTTCCACAGTTTtcgtatttttttcacatttaaaaaaattgtgttgtgttttacgggttttttgccattttttcctgttcatttttgtgtgttttttgttgttgctttttttccactgggagggtggcagcgaatgaacatggaTTTATTCgccgccaaccctcccacttcaaacggatgggACATCTGTCAATGAGTTGAAATGTCCAAACAGCGCGTGGACGGAGGAAGGCGTGTGCGTTGTTCTGAACTCCACGGTGACGTCGGACATGAACTGTTCCTACAACTGCGGCTCCGACTGCTGGAGAGTCTCCAAGTACCCGTGTCTGCAGGTCTACGTCAACGTCAACAACACGGGCCGCGTCTGTCGGTTATCTCACAACGAAGAGACGCAGGACGCCAGCTCGGAAGTGAGTCCTGCACGGGGGGTTTCCCGTAGGCGATGGTTTTTGGACTGACTATCTTCTGGCAGTGTTTTTACGTGCCCAGGTGCCAGAAGGACAGCGGACAAATGCACAGCGTGATCATGAACATCTCGGAGCGCCTGAAGGCCCAGCGGCAGGTTCCCTGCTATTACGATCCCAGCGAGCAGCGCGAGACGGTTCTCCTGACCCGGCTCTACGACCACGGCGTGGTCTTCCACTCGCTGATGTGGCCCTCGTGCATCTTCCTGGGAGGCCTCCTGATCATCGTCTTGGTCAAGCTCACGCAGTACCTCTCCAGATTGTGCGAAGAGATCGGGAAGCTCAAGAGGTGAATTGGGCGGACTCTCTCAAGATCCAGGGACTCAACCAATGTTCCCAAAAAGGAAAGCCATTTTACACGGGCTCTTAAACTTTTAAGACCGTTTACCTCATTTTCTGCCTCTAATGTGAACTGTGTTGCATGACTGATCTATGATATACCAAGAAGTGCCAATACCAAGCGAGTGTATAACATAGAAAAGGATGTTTTTTCAACAAGGGAACAGTTTcatcgatcggcaccgttcgaatattgaaatgaccggaattttcacgcgacgcagggaatttttcaaatgacCCCCTGTAAACGCCCATTTTTCACTGATttttggaagaagaaaaaaaaaatttcaaaatgtatctagtcctagaatttttgaccaaatcacataattaagacatcaaaaattccgggacggtaaggggcataaaagctgtatacagaatttggaaaaaatttatggTTCCCAGGAAAGTtggcaaaaactttcccattcatttttaatgggatgcaatgttggttcaaatttcccattcattttcaatggcatttattttgtttaatgccattgacggccatgtttgttgattctattgatgccaatgtacttggattccattgacgcaaatgtaagttgatgccattgacgaccatggACCACCAAAATGGCAAAAAcatatgcccccaaatcaataggaaatgaccagatatcaataggacaaatgtccccaaatgacctgatatgacaaggATACATcccacaaatgtccccaaatgacctgatatgaccagaacaCGTCCCCCAAGACCTTATAGGACCAAGCCACGCCCAAAAATGACCtgttatgaccaggccacgcccccaaaagtccccaaatgacctgatatgacctggCGACGCcccccaaaagtccccaaatgacctgatatgaccaggccacgcccccaaatgtcaccaaatgacctaatatgaccaggccacgccccccaaaagtccccaaatgacctgatatgatcaggccaCGACCCCTaaaagtccccaaatgacctgatatgaccaggccacacccccaaatgtccccaaatgacctgatatgaccaggccacgccacctaaaagtccccaaatgacctgatatgaccaggccacgccccccaaatgacctgatatgaccaggccacgccaaccaaatgtccccaaatcaacaggaagtgacctgatattgtccccgaaatgtccccaaaccaacctgggcggggctaaggtCTGTATCTCAAAatagcaaagacccagagtaatttctccagaaattgcagtttctagtcctaaatcaggggtccccaaactacggcccgggggccagatacggcccgcctccaaatTTCGTCTGGCcccctgaacttttttttttttttcccagtagtgttatttatttcctggctttttttttttttttaataacccagagagggttatttggtttggttattatctatttaattaatagtgttattattatattatattatattttattatattattattttatttacttttgttccgtgaagaatccagaaagggttatttgattgtggctttctgaaaaacaatgaatttttacttttaaatttaactcttaaatttttaatttaggactcctgcaatcgtcacactttttctattgCAAACTGaactggcccctcatcagagaagggaaaagttatgtggccctcacaggaaaaaaaagtttggggacgccTGTCCTAAATAGTCAATGCCAATGATACTTCATTAAGATCATCAACTGATGAAGAAATGGCGTACTCTTCTGGCTCATAAACTCCAGTGGGTCACTGCCTGTTGGTTTTGAGTTACTTCCTCTCcactttgggtcatttcctattgattttgggtcatttgccGTTAAttgcggggcatttacaggtcatttcctgtggattttcggtcacttcctttgtACTTTGGGTCATTCCCGGgtcattttctattgattttgggtcacttaccgTTAATTGTGGGGTATTTACGtgccacttcttgttgatttcgggtcacttcgtattaatttcggggcatttccaggtcactttgtgTTAATTTTGAGTAACTTCCTCTTAAagtattgttttaataaaaaattctGACATTTTTGTTGGTGTCATTGGAAAGGGAGGCGTCGGAAAGTTACAgggaagtttttgtcaaattttggcgGAAGTGTACATTTGAGCCAAAAACTGGCAGGTGACGTTTGTGTGCCCtgattttgtgtattttttgatGCATGAATTATGTAAATTGGACAAACTGTAGCATTTAGAAAATGTTTCATGTTATACATTTTTTCCATTAGCAATGAATGGGGCTTTTTTTGtctataaaaatatatagttcTTACTGTACGTGTCATTTCCAATGACAATTTAAGAAAATCGGACAAACATATATAATTTGGAAGACATTGTACGtgcttgccacttttccagtgaccaaaacaaacaggaCTCACCACTTCTATAACATCAGATTCCTACTTTCCACTtatgtttgatttaaaaatctatgcaTTTTCTACGAGAACACAATTCCTTTTTTGTATGCTAGCTGGAATGACAAATACTTGACTAGTTTCATGGTACAAGAAAGCCGGCTTCAgatttattgtgttttttttctcacaaaagTGCTCTCACATTTTGGAGGACTTTGAAGTCTGTGAagtgaaaataaatatatttgtgtTCACATTAAAAAGGTCtatgactcattggctgccataaacggcgatagacgtccaatcataggcggagtttgacttttggagcagGGGGGGCAcgaagtgtcagcaataaaattaacttacaagaatatttataatgataggttgacaatgagcgttttttgtttcccatcattcttgaggggaattctaaatcaggctgcttaggcaatacttttcgccaagttcgtcaaccattgaatatggtacgcccgccggtgtcgtgccaatgtagttaccccagtcaaaaatgggTCTGTTAAATGtacctgtccatctcaaataatttgaaaatttacactgtcattgcttgcaaagcgttaaaagtactgcgtatgttgtcatGACAaaccggtggcaggggtggagTGGGGGGTCCCTATAATGGtttcttgtccccgggcccctgcaagtctgttgacagccctgggtAGGAGGATATGTTTTGGCTAGAGGAAgaacaaatcagattttttaatTGGTTGACATTGACGGCAAAAGATCGTCTaacccatttgaagtgggagggcctgcagcgaatgaacaaactcATTAAACTCATAATGTTTTAATCAGTTATATCCGGAATGTCACATAACCAAACTTGGAAAACAGGTTAGCGGACTTCCTCTGTCTGCTACACAAACAAGCATGACTGGCATGTTTCCAAGAGAAACTTgctaaaattttgtttttgtattcCGATCGCTGTCAGGACTCCCAGTACGCattgattggacgtttatcgccgtcaatggcagcaaattcgATAATGGATTTTTGCATGTTTCAGTGACAGTGAGGACTATGATCATGGATTGGATGAGTTCATTTGATCATGGATTTTTTGTTAATACTTCTTAATGTTTAACATCATGAAATGATGTGGAATATACTTTCGTAGGGTTTTCTTgaacaattcttttttttttttctcccctggTAAACTCTAAAAGTGGGTCTCGCCTCTCGCGGGTTCTGGGGTGACACCATTTGAGAAGCAGTTGTTATTAAATACCTTCAAGTTGACCTCATTGCTTTGAGCAGGAAGATAAACAGTGAGTAAGTTGTTTCCAGTAAACTCTCCGCCCGCCCGGGTTCCATCTCTGAACAACAAGCCGCTTTCCGGGTCTCTCATCTCGGAGTCGGAGCTGGTCAGACTGGCACTGGCAGAGGGCGGTCCGTCACGAGGAGAGGAGCCTGCTAGGCTAGCAGTTAGCTCCGAGCAGCTAGCATGCCGTTCATTTTGAGGGAAGCCCGACGAAGAACAACCCTAACTATTCTGTTTTTGACTCCCACGCCACTACTGGGCAATAAGAGGCGTATTTCCGTCCCTTCGTCATTGTTTGGAAGGACTAAATGTTGGGACTTTTGAAGCGGGCTCGAATGGGATTTCCCCAGTTAGCCGCAGCTGCTAGTGATTGTGCTGGATGGCTAGTTTCGCGGTCAGCCGGTTCGGACTAGCTCGGTGACACAGGTAggaacaattattattattattattaatattattatttatggtTATGTTGTTGATGTGCAGTACTTCTCCTAAAACATCTCATTACAAACACCCGTGTTGCAGTAATATTCAAGCTtgcgtttgtttgtttttatatggAGGTTTGACACATTTCTCGTAACAACTTGCGAAAATGCAGCTAACGAATACCAGCTAATTAGCATAACATGCAGTTTTGAGTGATGACATGCTGAATAACAACATCTTCAAAGTCCTACATAGGGAAACGCCATGACAGAGCTAGTCGGCTAAGAAGTTGGAGGATGAGGATTTATACTGTATTTGCATTCGTGCATTACTTAATAAGggtgtcccgatcacatatttttgccttttgagAGTCCAACTCACCTGTTTTTGGGTCCAGATCCGATTCATCGGTAATGTATTGaggaggaaatatttttttttaacaaagcatcGAACATCATTGACATTATAAAAGGGTTCTTCGTACagcagcagatttttttttttttaattagcaaaTCAGTTATTCACTATATTAGGATTGCAGATTCATatttagcctgttgttctccattttaCTATGATCACTTATAATGTTTGTTCTTGGTttctgattaattgaaaaaaaatgccccaaaaatgtgacatacactccagtgcaatttttttttttttttcccctcttcgttGTGCAttcttgggctggtgcgactaatactcaggtgcgacctaTAGTCCGGAAAATGTACATGTGCATGTTCACAAATTGTAGCCAaataatggaatcatgttgcaaAAAGTTatagctaagaaaaaaaaatccttttttaaatgtatttatttttttaaagctatCTGCAGGTGAGTTCTTCTGTAACGCATGTTTTTTCCTCTCTTCTTCTACCCTTTTAGCTAGTTCACGTCAATCTCATAGCAAGCAGGTGGATTAACCTCTAAAGATGCCTCCCAGGCCGTCGTCGGGAGAACTATGGGGGATGCACTTGATGCCCCCCAGCATCAAAGTGGACTGCCTCCTGCCCAACGGCATGATCCTGACGTTGGAGTGCTTGCGCGAGGCCACGCTGATCACGGTCAAGCACGAGCTTTTCAAAGAAGCCCGCAAATACCCTCTCTACTATCTACTGCAAGAGGAGAGCTCCTACATCTTCGTCAGCGTCACCCAAGAGGCGGAACGAGAGGAGTTTTATGACGAGACCAGGAGGTTGTGCGACCTCA
The DNA window shown above is from Corythoichthys intestinalis isolate RoL2023-P3 chromosome 14, ASM3026506v1, whole genome shotgun sequence and carries:
- the kcnmb2a gene encoding calcium-activated potassium channel subunit beta-2, whose product is MYRRSFRRSPGSASVSKRRPGLSGKMFFVAGAKNTASVGGNERRSIYQKFREVDLLDKKKTVTALKPGEDRAILLGLGMIFSSVMMYFVLGITILRSYAESAWTEEGVCVVLNSTVTSDMNCSYNCGSDCWRVSKYPCLQVYVNVNNTGRVCRLSHNEETQDASSECFYVPRCQKDSGQMHSVIMNISERLKAQRQVPCYYDPSEQRETVLLTRLYDHGVVFHSLMWPSCIFLGGLLIIVLVKLTQYLSRLCEEIGKLKR